Genomic segment of Novipirellula galeiformis:
TATTAAAGTCGACCCGTCGATTGTATCGAATGAATGTCGGCTTCCAATGCATAGCGAAAGTCGCCAACGGGGACAGAGCATCTTGATGCCAATTTGTTTTTGCAGCATCAATGCGGGTCGCCGGACAGGCAGGTTAGAAGATGTCGGGAACGGATGTAGGCCAACAAATAGGCAAGCGTCCCGAAGAACTAGCGGCCTTTTAGGGCAGACAATAAATCAAACAAGACTGACATGAACGGCCCTGTGTCTCCGTGCTCTCTGCGACCTCCTGTTCAATCCGACCGCGCTGATCGCGTTTGGACGACAAAAAGATGCCTGGCAAAAAAATAGACAGCCAACGGGGACCGCCAACGGGAACAGAGCATCTTCATGCCAATTTATTTTTACCGCATCAATGCGGGTCGCCGGACAGACAGGTTAGAAAATAGAAGGTTAGAAGATGTCGGGAACGGATGTCGGCCAACAAATAGGCAAGCGTCCGGAAGAACTAGCGGCCTTTTTGGGCAGACAATAGGGCAAACAAGACAGACGTGAACGGCCCTGTGTCTCCGTGCTCTCTGCGACCTCCTGTTCAATCCGACCGCGCTGATCATCTTGGACGACAAAAAGATGCCTAGTAAAACAAAAGAATAGACCGCCAACGGGGACAGAGCATCTTGGTGCCAATTTGTTTTTGCAGAATCAATGCGGGTCGCTGGACAGGCAGGTTAGAAGATGTCGGGAACGGATGTAGGCCAACAAATAGGCAAGCGTCCCGAAGAACTAGCGGCCTTTTAGGGCAGACAATAGATCAAACAAGACTGACATGAACGGCCCTGTGTCTCCGTGCTCTCTGCGACCTCCTGTTCAATCCGACCGCGATGATCATCTTGGACGACAAAAAGATGCCTGGCAAAAAAATAGACAGCCAACGGGGACAGAGCATCTTGACAGCCAACGGGGACAGAGCATCTTGATGCCAATTTGTTTTTACAGCATCAATGCGGGTCGCCGGACAAGGCAGGTTAGAAAATAGAAGGTTAGAAGATGCCGGGAACGGATGTCAGCCAGAAAATAGGCAAGCGTTCCGAAGAACTAGCGGCCTTTTAGGGCAGACAATAGATCAAACAAGACTGACGTGAACGGCCCTGTATCTCCGTGTTCTCTGCGACCTCCTGTTCAATCCGACCGCGCTGATCGCGTTTGGACGACTAAAAGACGCCTGGCAAAAAAATAGACAGCCAACGGAGACAGAGCATCTTTATGCCCCACATGTTTTTGCCAGTCATGCAGTGGAGAAAGAGTCTCGACAGGATCCCGTCCAATGTCCAATGATTTCGAACGCTGACGGTACCAACGCGAACGATTGGATACATCAAAAGGTAAACGCTGCACCGGGTGCAGGCTAGGTTTTCGGTTTTTGAATCGGGTAAGCTGAGTGCGGTTGGGTTTGCTCTCCGTCGATTCGCGGCCTTTAATGACTTGGCGACTTCCGCGGCCGTGCCCAGGTACGATCTTACCATGTCGTGACTTGTGCAGAGGCGAGACGCTGGCGAACCACTCCACATGATTCGGCCTTACCCACCCTGATAACCCGGCGAAGCCGTTTCCGTGAATCCCTCGTCTGGAGCAGGAAGCATTTCACTTTACAAAACAAGCTATTGTCGAAAGAACTTTATGAGACCGTTAATCGTTTCCATCGCCATAGCGTGTCTGGCTGTGACTACGGCTTGCAGTGATCCGACGCAAGCCGCAACGGCGGGCACGGGCGACTTATTTCTAGTGAAAGATGGCAAGCCGCGGAGCGTGATTGTGGCACCGGCCCAACCCTCACCTCAGATCCAGGACGCCATCGATGAACTACAGTACCATCTCCACCGCGCCAGCGGCGTGACGCTTCCAATCGTCGATCAAACACAATCCCTCGCACCCGCCACCGGCACGCTGCGGATTATTTTCAAAGAAAATAAGAAACTGCCTGCGGAAACGTTTCAAGTCAAAACTCAGGACGACACCCTTATCTTCACCGGTGATGGCCGTGACAATTCCACCCTGCAGTGGGCCGTCGACCATTATCTCGATACGCAACTGGGCGTGCGTTGGCTTTGGCCAGGCGAGGTGGGGACGCATGTCCCCAAGCACGCCACGGTTGCCTTGCCCCAGCTCGACTACACCGGCCGCCCCACTTTAGAGCAGCGTAGCTTACGCACCTCGTTGGCAAAACGCTCCTTCAAAAACAGTCCCATTTTCCTCACTCAATCGGAACACGAGCAGGGAGTGCAGGAGACTCAGGCGTGGTTGCGTCGGTTCCAGGTGGGCAACCGATCGCGTTATCGATTCGGGCACGCTTTCTCGCATTGGTGGGGGAAGTATAGCGAAACGCATCCCGATTACTTTGCGGTGCCGCCCGCCGGCAGTAAATACCAACAACCGTGGCCGCAGCCGGGACGTGTGAAGTTAAGACTTGGCAATGAAGCCATCGATGACGCCATCATCGCCGAATGGAAAACCGCGGGCGCGCCGGACAACTGGAACGTGTGTCCCAATGACGGCAGCGGATTCGACACAAGCGATGTCACCCGTGCATTGGACGATCCCCCCAATCAAGATCCCAATCTTATCTGGCGAACCGCCAAGGCCAAACTGACCACGCGTTACATCAAGTTTTGGAATCGACTGATCGTGAAGATGAAAAAGATCAATCCGAATGTCCAAATCTCCAGTTATGCCTACAGCGCCTATCGCGATCCTCCGATGCACGGATCAGAACTGCTGCCAGGAATTGTATTGGGATTGGTGCCCTCGTATTGGGCACAGGATCACTGGCAAGAATGGCAACGAGCTGGCGCGATGTTATTCCTGCGTCCCAATTGGTGGCACACCGGTGGGGTAGCGCCCGTGCTGCCGTTGCACCAACAAGGCGAGTTCTTCAAATTTGCGCAAAGCCACAATATGGTCGGGTTCGACTCCGACTCGCTGATGGGATATTGGGCGACCCAAGGACCGATGTACTATGTGATCGCACGGCTGATGGTGCGTCCCGAAATGAGCGTGGATGAGATCATTAATGAATACAGTTCCGCTTTTGGAAAAGCGGCGCCGGAAATCAAAAGCTACTTGAGCTACTGGGAAAACTTCACCACCGAGGCGGCTTACCCTGCGCCCGCTGGCGGAGCCGCTGAGCCAGTGCAACCGGGACTTGTGAACCAATTGATCACCCAACACAAGCTGTCCGCCTCTCCCTTGGCGCATGGCTGGCAAGTCATTCCCTACCTCTATACCGATGAAGTCCTGAAGAAAGGGCATGCGATTCTGGATCAAGCAGATACATCCGTGGGAAGTGATGACTCCTTCGTGAAACAGCGCATCCAGTTTTTGCGAGATGGATTAATTCATCTCGAACTGACCCGCGACGTATTGCAATTGGGATACCTCAAGCAGCGTACGCCCGAACAACAAGAGGAATATGAAACGCGCTCAGCGGAGCTACTGCAAATGCGCAAGGTCCTCACGCCGAAGCACGTCATCTGGGGCGAAGCAGAATACGCGGCCGAAGTGCGCCGCCGCGTTCCCACCATCACCGAAACCACGCTGGCTAAACAAGAGGAGCTATCAGGCCTGTGAAAAATGTAATCCGCAGCTAGCACTTCACCGGATGACGCGACTAAACGTGTGGCAAACTCCCACTTCATCGCGTGCAAACGCATGAAGAACGCTTCGCAGGGATGGAGTCGGCACGGCCGAGGCAAGCAACAAGCCAGCACATCCAAAGGATCCGAAACGGCCAATCTCGTGATGGAGTCCCTCTTCGCCTCGACCATCAACCAAGCCCGCTCTTGATCGGCCCGCGACTGAATTGCGACGGCCAAAGATGATAACGCCACGCTCTCGGCTGCAACCACCTGCATAAACCCAGTTCATCTGCCGGACACCTCCGCTTCAACGCCACGTTCACTCCCTAACGAACACGATTGCCGCGTCGCCTTTTCCTTCTCTCCGGCGACGAAACATCCCAATGCACCCGCATCTCAGGTGCAATCTTGCAATTTTCTTGACACGGTGCTGGCAACAGATACAATCCGGAGCTAGTCCGTCACACCTCCGCAGAACGCCGAGGCTGGCGACTCACCGTCAAAACCAGCCATGAACAGGGGGATTGCGATGTTTGAGTGCAGGAAAGTTCGCCGAGGTTTCACTTTGGTGGAACTGCTCGTTGTGATCGCGATTATTGGTGTTCTTGTTGGTCTGCTGCTTCCGGCAGTCCAGTCCGCCCGCGAAGCGGCCCGCCGGATGCAGTGCAGCAATAACTTGAAACAGATCGGGTTAGCGCTGCACAACTATGCTGACGCCCATAAGAAATTCCCTGCTTCGACTCGGGGCTACGGTGGCTGTGTTGGTAATGCCGTCAACGGCGAAATCAAGAACATGAACGGGTTGGTTGCACTGCTTCCGTTCATTGAACAGCAGAGCGTGTATGAGCAGTTCAACCTTGACGAAGCGTTCTCGGTTAACCCGGGAGCTTATCAGCGTGCCACCGGCACGCTCGTGGGTAACCCAGTGACGAACGGCAATGCAGCCCTAGCCAGCCTGATAATGCAAGCGTTCAATTGCCCCTCCGACAATAATCCCGCGATTGGTCGTCTCAGTGGCGGAGCCTATGGACCTGGAACTGGATTTGTCGGGGCCGCAACGAATTACGATTTCATCGCCGGCGTGGGAAGTGAATTCAGCACCTGCAACAGTTACGCTTCGACCTCTTCGACAACCAAGCGAATGTTTGGTGGCGATGTCAATACGCGAATGGCGGAAGTCCTCGATGGCCTTTCCAATACCTTTATGATTGGCGAAACCACGAAGTCTTGGGTCAACGGCGCAGCCTCCGCATGGTCGTATCGAGGTTGGGTGATGAACGGCATCGATCCTTATTACTCGGCAGCTAACGGAGGGATCAATGTTTGGCATCAGCCTTGGATTCACCCGGACTGGCAGAGCCCTCCTTACGTGCCTGTCCGAGGACGCCCGCGTAGTTGGTGGTGTGCCGCGGCGAGTCTACACCCGGGCGGATGTCACTTCACCATGGGGGATGGGTCCGTCCAGTTTATCAGTGAATCGATCGACACACCGACGTTGATGCGACTCACCATGATGGCCGACGGACAAGTCGTGTCGTTTCCGAATTAGCATCGCTGCGAAGCCCAATCGCGGGTAAACGTTGGCAATGTCAATCTTCGCGAACCCCGCATGCCCACCGAGACCGCGACACAGGTCGATGGCTCGGGTCGGCGCCTACACAATCCACAATCCATTCCCTCCGGGTGCTCAGCCAGGAGGGAATGGAAACATTGCGATTGTATCGAGCGAAGCGTGACAGTTTGAATGACACGTTTCATGAATCAAGGATCAACTTTGAAGTCCTTTGGCTGTTTAAACATGAAACTAGGCAGGTATGCGTGATGATCAAACTTTGCAAGTCGTGCATCTTTTTGATGCTAGCGGTCGTCGTCGGCTGTGGTGACTCCGGCCCGCAACTAGTTCCGGTGACGGGAACCTTATCCTTGGATGGCCAGCCGCTCGGTTTCAAGAGTTTAACGCTTTTCCCGATCGAAGGAACTTCAGGGCATGGCGCCGCGGGATTTACGGACGGTGCAGGCAGTATCAAGCTGCTTGCGGTGGTCCCTGGTGCCGTTCGTGATTTCGAGGGCTGTCCACCGGGACGTTATCGAGTGGTGATAACGGAGCCGCTGATACCAATCACGGACCAGGATTCCCAAGGCGCCGCAGGAGGCGTGGTCGCTGACGAAAACGAACCGGCGGCCGCGATCTTCATTCCAGACTCTCGGCCCAAGAAGAACAAAAAAGGAGGCATTCCATCGATTTACACGTCGACCACCTCGTCGCCATTAGTGATTGATGTGGCTGAAGGCAATGAAGTCATCAGTCTAGAACTCGATTCGAAGGCAACCTGACTTCATCGTGCATCGCCAGCCTGCGGCTCTCGATATCAACTCCGCACGTCGTACATTGCGGTTAATGCAGCGGCAAAAGCTTGAAACGTCGGTAAATTTTCATTCGTAAGCTCCAATATTTTGGAAACGTAGCACCGGCACCACGTCACGCATCTCAACCGGATCAAGTGCTTGACGGTGCATCGTGACGTAGAGCGCAGTCACGCGCAACGGATATTTTGGTTGGGTGCCGTGCCCGCTGGACTTCCACTGGCGCCCCGGCGAACTGTACATCGCCGAGCGATCCTCGTCGATAAAGAATTGCAGGAAACGCCATCCATCGAAGTTAACGGCTAGATCAGCAGGCCAGTCATTGTAACCGCCATCGCAGTGCCATCGTTGATCGTCCGCATCCGAAACCTCGAAGAAGACCTTGCCCCAGTTGGAGTTGCCCTTCACCCAAACACCGATGGAATGCGGCTCGCCGATCAGAGGCGCGGGCTCGCGGAGACGCATGACGGTGTACTCGGACACGAGCGGGGATAACGAAGTGTTTGGCTTCAGCTCCAGCTCAATACAAGGTCCACGCTCCGAATCATTGACTCCGCGCATTTCAAAGTTGCCGGGTTTACGGAAGTTGTTGACCAAGCGATCGTCGGAGATCAGTTCCCACGCGTTGACGTCAGCCATCGTCTCGGCTGGCTTGAAGGTAGCAGGAGGATCCTCGGCACTGAAATCACGCGAGGCAATGGAGATTGACTGTACCGGTTTTCCGACAATGACGTAGGTGGCGGCGGGGCCTGTCTCGATCGTGAGCGTGTGGTCGGCTCCCGTGGCGACGCGGCGTGAACGTCCGTACAAATCGACGACCTCGGCCTCGGTGGCTTCGTCAAAGGCAAACTCGAGCCCGGCACTGCCGCGGGGTGCCCAGGTGCCATAGACCAGATCGGGTTGCTGCCGATCACGCTTAAACTCAACGGCGTAAACGCTCAGCGATCCGGTCGGGATGATCCGCGTGCGGGTGGCCTTGTCCAAAACACGTGTGGCGGTGGCAATGGCCACGTAGGAGGGTTTGGGATAGAGCAACGGTGCTCGGCGGACGATACCGGCGCCTCCCCAGAGGCTGTTGTAGTAGCTGCCGCCTGCATCCTCCAACGTTCCCGGTCCAATATGTTTGAAGCCATAGGCGTGCGAGATCAGGATGTCGCGGACATAATGTTCGGCTTGCCGCCGGGCACCAATCAGCCGGTCGGCTCGATACGTAAACTCAGGGCAACCCGTGATTGGAATTTCTTGCCCCCGCTGGCGAACAACTTCCCGCGCCAGCCAAGCGGATTGCAAGTTGTGTTCCGATATCGCCTCCGGCATAAACGACTGTCCGGGGCTCTCGATACCGACGAAATCCGCATATTGAGGATCGAAACCAAAGCGGAGAAGGTCGGCCATCAGCTTAGCGCTGCCACCCGAGTTGCCCACAACGAGCTTCACGTCCGGGAATTGCTCTCGATAAAAAGCGCCCACCCTATTGGCGAGCTTCACTTTTCTCTCAGCGTCCTCACGCTGCTCCGTCGTGAAGTTCGGCTCATTGCCGATAAGTTCCTCGGGAAGGATATTGGCATGGCTCTCATGAAAGATCAGGGCATTATTACATGAGGGATAACGAGCAAGCAGATCGGTGGTCTGCGTGTAAACACGCTTCGTTGCGGCCTCGAAGTCATCAAGATCAGCGGTGCGGAACGCCCACCCCAACGACGTGACGGTCATCTTGTAGGCAGCCATCTCGGCCTCCGAATAGTTGCGAGACACCGTTCGCCGGAGCCCCGCCTTCAGATGGAGCGGGCCCGCTTGAGCAATGTCACGGGTCGTCAAATGAGAACCACCAAACCACCAGACGCTATAGGGTGAGTCGAGACCGGCCTCACGCGTGTCATGAGGAAGCAACGCAAAGGCTGCTGCGTGCGAGAAAAAGGGGTGCTGCTGCTCATCCTTTAACGTCATCTCGATGTCGTAATGCCCAACCTCGTTCTGCTGCAGAGAAATAGTATGCTTCGCCGTCTCTCCCGCTTTCAGGCTAAACGGATAGTCACCTCGCTGCACCTGCGTGCCATCGATATCGGTCACCGTCCACTGCAACTGATACGTACCTGTTCGATATGCCATGACGGAAACATCCATTTCAGGAGTTTCATCATTGTGAAAAATGTTACCAACCTCACGCGGGGTTAGCCGCAGTTCGGCAGGCGCCTTTTCGAGAGTCACCCCAAAAATGTTCGCAGCACTAGGAGCGCCGGTCGGCTTGTGTTGCTCATCCCACTGAGGGCC
This window contains:
- a CDS encoding DUF1559 domain-containing protein, with product MFECRKVRRGFTLVELLVVIAIIGVLVGLLLPAVQSAREAARRMQCSNNLKQIGLALHNYADAHKKFPASTRGYGGCVGNAVNGEIKNMNGLVALLPFIEQQSVYEQFNLDEAFSVNPGAYQRATGTLVGNPVTNGNAALASLIMQAFNCPSDNNPAIGRLSGGAYGPGTGFVGAATNYDFIAGVGSEFSTCNSYASTSSTTKRMFGGDVNTRMAEVLDGLSNTFMIGETTKSWVNGAASAWSYRGWVMNGIDPYYSAANGGINVWHQPWIHPDWQSPPYVPVRGRPRSWWCAAASLHPGGCHFTMGDGSVQFISESIDTPTLMRLTMMADGQVVSFPN
- a CDS encoding DUF4838 domain-containing protein, producing MTTACSDPTQAATAGTGDLFLVKDGKPRSVIVAPAQPSPQIQDAIDELQYHLHRASGVTLPIVDQTQSLAPATGTLRIIFKENKKLPAETFQVKTQDDTLIFTGDGRDNSTLQWAVDHYLDTQLGVRWLWPGEVGTHVPKHATVALPQLDYTGRPTLEQRSLRTSLAKRSFKNSPIFLTQSEHEQGVQETQAWLRRFQVGNRSRYRFGHAFSHWWGKYSETHPDYFAVPPAGSKYQQPWPQPGRVKLRLGNEAIDDAIIAEWKTAGAPDNWNVCPNDGSGFDTSDVTRALDDPPNQDPNLIWRTAKAKLTTRYIKFWNRLIVKMKKINPNVQISSYAYSAYRDPPMHGSELLPGIVLGLVPSYWAQDHWQEWQRAGAMLFLRPNWWHTGGVAPVLPLHQQGEFFKFAQSHNMVGFDSDSLMGYWATQGPMYYVIARLMVRPEMSVDEIINEYSSAFGKAAPEIKSYLSYWENFTTEAAYPAPAGGAAEPVQPGLVNQLITQHKLSASPLAHGWQVIPYLYTDEVLKKGHAILDQADTSVGSDDSFVKQRIQFLRDGLIHLELTRDVLQLGYLKQRTPEQQEEYETRSAELLQMRKVLTPKHVIWGEAEYAAEVRRRVPTITETTLAKQEELSGL